One Candidatus Binataceae bacterium DNA segment encodes these proteins:
- a CDS encoding AAA domain-containing protein produces MDGKNLAIKGPPGTGKSQTITNIVAAALARRKSVLFVAEKMAALNVVKDRLEKAELGQFCLELHSTKARKKELLESLDQRLKKRSRFEGAEDLALAIIELERNRDQLGEYVSTINRKFGASGETIHQILWSEQRTRNDRDGLPKALEKVELAGAHNLTRHDLANLRTKLEVLASAYADVASSRRLEEHPWFAIGNARLDYFGRESLISSLGACREALNHLQCLLAELGETVGHKFTATVENAEKVKETLARLPEPTTDLSAAELYPKLVDPNIAAVLTAFLEDQADWLNAGRRLAELGLEPVEAVKGEGELRNLAVLAAEIAANGGAVGLNDAVSGLEAHTIRFEEAVTLIDRLAKAFGVSEPITPVIAIKLLDAAAHAAALPPERAAFRHARLAEEAAPVVLRRAHGRAAELRQKVSTLEELFAIPLDRPAPELRGHATCLRKAKFPSSLWRSDVRTAKLRYREINLTSKSPKRGEMAADFEAVAECNEIATGLATDEQLREFCGQHFRGHETPFEHLVEVAEFAVTIRRMFGADQGIDRSVRELLLEGVNEAFLELGAAARGMPHDKVRLLLETLDPQVSLDLQLNRRCELLRKALDLKDRALTLGLNSDTTQLAIFQESVDAVGLYRDAEARIAANDQARELLGAYWGGPHSDRSSINGALQASSAVEVAALPDFLRRYLYHGDRDERIVALRQLRERLTGALSAALESWDQAKDGGHIDEKNLFGSACRRCALRDALARIDSALAHTDQLIVWITFLAARAQCFESGLGDIVNAFGGKSLDAAQLSRALERVYRRSLARAALAEYPVLSRIQGSQLSKCRKRFRELDEEIIKLQRKQLATELSRRPIDPGFKGATAKEHRGLALVYHELGKKKRHIPVRELLGRAGRSIQQLKPCFLMSPLSVAQFLKPHGLRFDLVVIDEASQMRPEEALGAIARGGQLVVVGDPMQLPPTFFF; encoded by the coding sequence ATGGACGGGAAAAATCTGGCCATCAAAGGCCCACCCGGCACAGGGAAATCCCAGACGATTACCAATATCGTCGCCGCTGCTTTGGCGCGCAGGAAGTCGGTTCTTTTCGTTGCTGAAAAAATGGCGGCCCTCAACGTCGTCAAGGATCGACTGGAGAAGGCTGAGCTCGGTCAGTTCTGTCTCGAACTTCACTCGACGAAAGCGCGCAAAAAGGAGCTTCTCGAATCTCTGGACCAACGGCTGAAGAAGCGAAGTCGGTTTGAGGGCGCCGAAGACCTCGCGCTAGCGATCATAGAATTGGAACGCAACCGCGACCAGCTTGGCGAATACGTCTCTACGATCAATCGCAAGTTTGGTGCGTCAGGCGAGACGATTCATCAGATACTGTGGTCGGAGCAGCGTACGCGAAATGATCGGGATGGCCTTCCGAAAGCGCTCGAAAAGGTCGAGTTAGCGGGTGCTCACAATCTAACGCGTCATGATCTGGCGAACCTGCGGACCAAGCTCGAGGTCTTGGCGAGCGCGTATGCCGACGTCGCGAGCTCGCGAAGGCTGGAAGAGCATCCGTGGTTTGCGATTGGCAACGCACGACTCGACTACTTCGGTCGCGAAAGCCTGATCTCCAGCTTGGGCGCGTGTCGGGAGGCGTTGAATCACCTCCAATGCCTGCTCGCCGAGCTTGGTGAAACAGTCGGGCATAAGTTTACTGCGACCGTAGAGAACGCCGAAAAGGTTAAAGAAACTCTCGCTCGGTTACCCGAACCCACAACTGATCTGAGTGCCGCGGAGCTGTATCCAAAGCTGGTTGATCCAAATATAGCCGCAGTGCTCACAGCATTTTTGGAGGATCAGGCTGACTGGCTAAACGCCGGTCGCAGGCTGGCAGAGTTGGGTCTTGAGCCAGTGGAAGCCGTTAAGGGCGAGGGCGAGTTGCGGAACCTCGCCGTCTTGGCTGCTGAAATTGCCGCAAACGGAGGAGCCGTCGGACTCAACGATGCGGTAAGCGGTCTTGAGGCACACACGATTCGTTTCGAAGAAGCTGTCACTTTGATCGACCGACTGGCAAAGGCTTTCGGTGTCTCAGAACCGATAACGCCTGTGATCGCGATCAAGCTGCTCGATGCCGCGGCGCACGCGGCAGCTCTCCCACCTGAACGCGCCGCTTTCCGTCATGCTCGGTTGGCAGAGGAGGCGGCGCCTGTGGTTCTTCGCCGTGCGCACGGACGCGCAGCCGAACTCCGTCAGAAAGTCAGCACACTCGAGGAACTCTTCGCAATTCCTCTGGACCGGCCAGCACCCGAATTACGCGGACACGCGACTTGTTTGCGGAAAGCGAAATTTCCTTCTTCCTTGTGGCGGAGCGACGTACGCACCGCGAAGCTGCGTTATCGCGAAATAAATCTTACGTCCAAGAGCCCGAAGCGCGGCGAGATGGCGGCGGATTTCGAAGCCGTTGCCGAATGCAATGAGATAGCGACGGGCTTGGCGACTGACGAGCAGCTTCGTGAGTTCTGCGGTCAGCACTTCCGCGGTCACGAAACACCCTTCGAGCATCTTGTCGAGGTAGCCGAGTTCGCGGTCACCATCCGACGTATGTTTGGCGCGGATCAGGGAATTGATCGCTCAGTCCGCGAGCTTCTTCTCGAAGGGGTAAACGAAGCGTTTTTGGAGTTGGGCGCCGCCGCTCGCGGCATGCCCCATGACAAGGTCCGGCTGCTTCTTGAGACGTTAGACCCTCAAGTCAGTCTTGATCTCCAACTGAACCGGCGCTGCGAGCTCTTACGTAAGGCGCTAGATCTCAAAGACCGCGCACTGACGCTGGGGCTCAACTCTGACACTACTCAACTCGCGATATTCCAGGAGTCGGTGGACGCCGTCGGATTGTATCGAGATGCCGAAGCGAGAATAGCTGCCAACGATCAGGCTCGAGAGCTTCTTGGAGCTTATTGGGGTGGACCGCATAGTGATCGTTCTTCGATTAATGGCGCCTTGCAAGCTTCGTCGGCGGTGGAGGTCGCAGCACTGCCAGATTTCTTGCGGCGGTACCTTTACCATGGTGATCGTGACGAACGAATCGTTGCACTGAGACAGTTACGAGAACGCCTAACTGGAGCGCTGAGCGCGGCATTGGAATCCTGGGACCAAGCCAAAGATGGCGGCCATATAGATGAAAAAAACCTTTTCGGCTCAGCGTGTCGGAGATGTGCGCTACGCGATGCCTTAGCGCGAATCGACTCCGCGCTCGCCCATACCGATCAGCTGATTGTTTGGATTACGTTCCTTGCTGCTCGTGCTCAATGTTTCGAGAGTGGGTTGGGCGACATAGTTAATGCCTTCGGCGGAAAGTCGCTAGACGCGGCTCAGCTTTCTCGCGCACTAGAGCGGGTGTATCGACGAAGCTTGGCCCGCGCAGCACTGGCCGAATATCCGGTGCTTAGTCGCATTCAAGGCTCTCAGCTCTCGAAATGCCGGAAACGCTTTCGTGAGCTGGACGAAGAGATAATCAAGCTTCAACGCAAGCAGCTCGCGACAGAGCTCAGTCGACGGCCTATAGATCCCGGTTTTAAAGGCGCAACAGCCAAGGAGCACCGCGGCCTAGCCCTTGTGTACCACGAACTCGGCAAGAAGAAGCGGCACATCCCGGTCCGCGAGTTACTTGGCCGTGCTGGCCGATCGATCCAGCAGTTGAAGCCTTGCTTTCTAATGTCTCCCCTTTCGGTGGCGCAGTTTCTGAAGCCTCATGGTCTTCGGTTCGATTTAGTCGTAATCGACGAGGCTTCCCAGATGCGTCCCGAGGAAGCTTTGG